The Oceanispirochaeta sp. nucleotide sequence AGACTACCGAAAATACCGCCGTTGGTGATGGTGAAAGTACCGCCGCTGAGCTCATCGGGCAGAAGTTTCCGTTCCGCGGCTCTTTGAGCAAATGAGATGATCTGTGATTCGATCTGTGCAAAAGACAGACCGCCGGCTCGTCTGAGAACCGGAGTGATCAGTCCCTTATCGGTGGAAACGGCGATACCGATATTCAGATAATTTCGGAGCAGAAAATCCTCTCCTTCGATAACGGCATTGATCTGGGGATATTCGGCCAGGGCTGCACAGACGGCTTTGACAAAGAAACTCATAAACCCCAGTTTGACCCCCTTGCTCTTTAAAAAGTCATCTTTATAGAGATTTCTTATTTCCAGGACCGCCGACATATCCACCTCGTTGAAGGTTGTCAGATGGGCAGACTGCTGCTTGGACTGAACCAGATTGGCTGCAATTTTCTGTCTGATCCGGGTCATTTTCTTCCGGGTAAACTCCTCTGAAAACGGAACCGGGACGGCCCCCTCAGCCGGAAGAACCGGCGGAACCTGAACAGGAGGGGCAGGTGGTTCACTCGCTGTCGGTTGGACAGGCTGGATTCCCTTGGATTTGACATATTTCAGAACATCCTCTTTGGTGACATGTCCTTTCTTCCCACTCCCGGGACCATCCATGGATTTCAGACCGTAAGCCTGAAGAGTATGACGGACCGAGGGGGAGTAATGATCTTCGGAAGCGATACTGGTGTTGATTTCAGGAACATCAGGACCGGCAGATTTCACATCCGTATCCACCTCTGCCACGGACTGACCGATCTCCACTTCTGAATCTTCCTTGACGAGGATTTTCAGGACTCCTGCCACAGGAGAAGGAACAGCCAGGGTGGCTTTATCGGTTTCCAGCTCGAGGACCTCTTCTCCCGCCGCCACAAAATCTCCATCCTGCTTCAGCCATGCCGCCAGAATTCCACCGGTGACGGATTCACCCATTTCGGGAATTATCAGTTCAATCATTTATCATTCACCTCTTCAAAAGCTTCTTGGAGGAAGGATTCAAGTTCTTCCATATTCTTAACATGGGCGCCCGCGGAGGAACTGGCCGAAGGAGGCCGGCCCACATAAGACCAGTTCCGGTCACCCAGACGGCTGAGCCGTTCCTGCAGGAAAGACCAGCTTCCCTTGTTCCGGGGTTCTTCCTGGACCCAGCGGAGTTGCCTGAACCAGGGATAAGACTTGATCAGCTCTTTCAGCCTCAGTTCGGGGAAGGGGTAGATCTGCTCCAGACGGAGGATGGCGCATCTCTCACTGTCAAGCTGATCCCGCCGTTCCAGCAGATCGTAGTAGACCTTGCCCGAACAGAGAAGGATAACCTCGGCTTTCCGGTATTTCGGATCATCTTCCAGGACTGTCTGGAACTGGCCTTCCTCCAGATCCTTCAGATCAGAGACTGCCAGTTTATGCCGCAGAAGGCTTTTAGGAGTCATCAGGATCAGAGGTTTTCTGAAGGGCTGAATCATCTGTTTCCTCAGGATATGGAAATACTGTGCCGGAGTCGTGAGATTACAGACCTGCATATTATCCTCGGCACAGAGGCTGAGGTAACGTTCCAGATAGGCATTGGAATGCTCCGGACCCTGCCCTTCATAGCCATGGGGAAGGAGGAGTACCATACCGCTGGAGCGGAACCACTTCTGCTCTCCCGAACAGATAAACTGATCGATGATAGTTTGGGCTCCATTGGCAAAATCGCCGAACTGTGCCTCCCAGAGAACCAGTACCCGGGGCATGGCCAGAGAGTATCCATACTCGAATCCCAGGACCGAAAACTCTGAAAGAGGACTGTCATACACGGAAAACACACCCATCGGACCTGAAGGATCTTTTTCAAGATGATTCAGAGGGGCATAGGATTGTGGATTTTCTGCAGACACATCCCACCACTTGGCATGGCGCTGCGAGAAGGTACCCCGCCCGCAATCCTCTCCGGAAAGACGGACATGATAGCCCTCCGTCTGGAGACTGCCGAATGCCAGGGATTCGGCAAAAGACCAGTCGATCCCCGTCTTATCATCCAGTGCCTTCCGCCTGTTTTCTACAAATCGCTTCAGCTTGGGATGAGCCGTAAGGCCTTCGGGAATAGTGGTTAAGACCTCACCGATCCGTCTAAGCCGGTCTGGAGGAACCCCGGTGGGAGGAAAATCAAAAGAATACTCAAAGGTCATGCCTTTCCAGTCCCCCTTACGAAAGGCGTTATTCCACTGGTGGTCTCCATAGCCCTTGGCTTCTTCAAAATCGGCAGCCAGTTCCGTAATATAGGAGAGCCTGAACCCCTCCTGCTCAATCTTGGACTGAATATTCTTCTCTTTCAGGATTTCACCATAGAGGGTGGTCACCGAGGGGTGCTTTTTAATCAGATGATACATGATGGGATGGGTAAAGGAGGGCTCATCCGCCTCATTGTGGCCCAGACGCCGGTAACAGATGATGTCAACAACCACATCATAGCCGAATTTATGCCGCCAGCGGACAGCCAGATCCATGGCCTTGATCACCGATTCGGGGTCGTCTCCATTGGCATGGAATATGGGTATGGGAAGGGATTTAGCCACATCAGTGGCAAAAAAAGTGGACCTGGAATCCCGGGATGCCGTGGTAAAACCGATCTGATTATTGATGATGATATGGATGGTTCCTCCCGTCCTGTAACCCTTGAGCTGAGAAAGATTCAGGGTTTCATAGACGATCCCCTGCCCTGAAAAAGCGGCATCCCCATGAATCAGGATGGGCATGACTTTCTTCCGGTTTGTGTCGCCCCGTCTTCTCTGGATACCCCTTGTTTTTCCTTCCACTACCGGGTTCACGGCTTCCAGATGACTGGGGTTGGAAACCAGAGAAATGTGAAGACTCCTGCCTTCATCATCTGAGAAATCACAACTCTGTCCCACATGATACTTCACGTCCCCGCTGCCGCCGTATACATAGGGCTGATAGTTATTCTGAAACATGGCGAAGATTTCGGCGGCAGGTTTGCTGATGGCATTGACCAGGACGTTCAATCGTCCCCGGTGGGCCATGCCGATGACAGCTTCCCTTATTCCCAGACTGAAGGATTTTTTGAACAGATATTTAAGTGCAGGGATAACAACCTCTCCTCCTTCCAGGGAGAACCTCTTCTGCCCCACAAAGCGGTTGTTGATGAATTTCTCAAATTCCTCGGCCCGGATTAAATCCTCCTGTATCCCCTTTTGAAGAGAAGGATTAATAGGAACTGATTTCTCGGGACGTTCCATATTAGTGATCAGCCAGTTCCGCATGGAAACATTCTGAATATGGAGGATTTCGGCTCCCAGAGTTCCACGGTAAACCTCATCCAGACGCTTGATGATCTGCTCCAGGGGCATTGATTCTTCCTTGAAAAAACGTCCCGGATTGAAGGATTTCCCCAGATCCTCCGGGTCCAACCCGAACTGCTCGGGTTTTAATGACTCCACCCCGCCCTTCATGGTCAGAAAGATGTATTTCATCTCCCTGGTCATGTAGTGTCCCAGAGGATTCAGATGACCATGGAGGTGCCCTGCATCCCGGTACGCCCAGATCAGGGCGTTGAGGCGGCTCTGTTTATCAGAAAGGGTATTGTCAATAGAAGAAGAGGAACCTCCCAGCTGGTCCAGGTCTTCTGAAGAAAGTTCCCCACTCTCCAGGAGAGATTCCAGATAGGCTAGATTGTCGATGGATATGCCCTTGTCAGCCATTGTGTTCCTTCTAGTTCAATTTTTTCTTTATCAAGCCGGGAATTTCATCCGGTTTATCGGCAACATCGACCCCGGCGGCCTCAAAGGCGGCAATTTTTGCCTCGGCCGTTCCCTTTCCGCCGGAAATAATGGCTCCCGCATGGCCCATCCTCTTTCCCTTGGGAGCAGACCGTCCCGAGATAAAGGCAACGACGGGCTTGGTCATTTTTCCTTTGATGAACTGAGCGGCCTCTTCTTCGGCTTCACCGCCGATTTCACCGATCAGCACCACAGCCGTGGTGTCCGGGTCGGCTTCAAAGCGCTCCAGCAGATCCACAAATCCGGTTCCGACGATGGGGTCTCCACCGATTCCGATACAGGTGGACTGGCCCATTCCAGCCAGAGTCAGCTCGTTGACAACCTCGTAGGTCAGGGTTCCCGACCTGGAAATGACACCGATTCCTCCGGCCTTATGAATGCGTTTAGGCATGATGCCGATCTTGCTCTTTCCCGGAGAGATGAGGCCCGGACAGTTGGGCCCGATCAGAACAGATCCCTTTTGACGGGCCCGATGGTATAGATCTGTCATATCCTTCACAGGGATACCCTCGGTGATGCACACCACCAGGGGAATGGCGGCCTCGAGGGCCTCCCGGACGGCAGCGGCGGCATAGGGGGCGGGAACAAAGACAACCGAGGCATCCACCTGCTGCTCTTTCAGGCAGTCGGCTACAGAGTTGTATACGGGAATGCCTTCCAGGTTCTGTCCCCCCTTACCGGGAGTGACACCGGCAACAATTTTTGTACCGTCCCCCACCATGGTCATGGTATGGAATGAACCGTCCCTACCGGTAATTCCCTGAACGATGACTTTTGTGTGTTCATTTAAGAGTATGCTCATTTTCGTCCTCCCTCTGGATAAGCCAGGGCAACAACTTTAACAACCGATTCGCTGAGTCCGTCATAAGCCTGCAGGCCGGCGGCTTCCAGTAGAGCCCGGCCTTCGTCCTGATTGGTCCCCACCAGACGGATGACCAGAGGCAGATCCATATTGATTTGTTCACGGGCCATGAGAAGCCCCTTGGCAATGTCATCACAACGGGTTATCCCGCCGAAGATATTGATCAGGATGGCCTTGACCCTGGGATTACCGGTGATGATTTTCAGGGCCGTGAGAACCTTGTTCGGATTGGAGCTCCCTCCCACATCCAGGAAGTTGGCCGGTTCCCCTCCCGCCATTTTGATCAGATCCAGGGTCGCCATGGCCAGACCTGCCCCATTGACGATGCAGCCGATTTCCCCATCAAGGCTGACAAAACTGAGCCCCGCCTCCCGGGCATCCTTTTCATCCTGACTGGTCTCTTCCGCATTCTCCAGAGCCTGAATCTCAGGGTGAGCAAAAAGAGCATTGTCATCAAAGCTCATCTTGGCATCGATGGCCACAAGGGTACCATCATCCACAATGGACAGGGGGTTGATCTCTGTCAGGCTGCAGTCCTTATCCAGAAAGAGCTTATACAGTTTATCCAGAATATCCCGTGCCTGAGCGGTATGGGACTCTGTTTCAAAGATCTCTTTCAAGGCGGAGTTATAGAGATCCGGATCGGCACCGGTTCCTGCGAAAAAATCTATTTTTAGAATCTGATCGGGAGAGTTGACCGCCAGATCTTCAATGTCCATTCCTCCGGCCTTGCTGAGCATCAGAGTCACGGCCTTGGTACTCCGGTTTGTTATAAAACCAGCATAGAATTCCTTCTTGATATCCGCAGCTTCGGTGAGGATAATTTTCTCTACGGGAAATCCCTTTATGGTCAGCTTCAGTATGTCTGTACCATACTTGACAGCCTCTTCCACGGTTTTGGCATATTTCACTCCCCCCGCCTTACCCCGTCCTCCTGTGAGAACCTGGGCCTTGACGATGGTCTCACCTCCCAGATCTGCAGCCGCCTGGGCCAATTGGCCGGAATCTGTCACAAGACGAAAGGCCTTGATGGGAATTCCATAAGACGCAAACAGCTCTTTAGCCTGGTATTCATGTATATTCATGGAGCACTATTCTCCCTTTCTCTTTTTGATTTCTCTCTTGGTCATGTTAATGAGCTTTGTAATTTTGATTCCCCTGGGACAGACTTTTGTACACTCAAAGTGATTGTCACAAGCCCAGATTCCATTGGGCTGATCCAGTACAGCAATACGCTCATCCAGACCTGTATCCCTGCTGTCAAAGATAAATCGGGTAGCATGAACCAATGCGGCCGGTCCCAGAAAGTCAGGATTTATTTCCAGAACGGGACAGGCGGAATAACAGGCTCCACAGTTGATGCATTTGGTGGCATCGTCTATGGCATCCCTCTGGAGCTGACTTTGGATGTATTCTCCACTCTCCGGTGCCTTATCAACGGGAATCAGATAAGGGGAGATTTTTTTAAAACGTGCCAGGAATTCGCTTTGATCTACCATCAGATCCTTCTGGACTGGCAGATGACGGAGAGGTTCGATAAGGATGGAATCTCCATCGGCTTCGGCCACGTCTTTGATCAGGGTTTTACAGGCCAGACGTTCCCTGCCGTTGATCCTCATGGCATCGGAGCCGCAGACTCCGTGAGCACAACTCTTGCGGAAGGCCAGAGAGCCGTCTTCATTCCTGTACACATGCATCAGGGAATCCAGAACCCTGTCGGTGGGCTGGGCCTCAACCTTATATGTATCAAACCGGGATTCTGAATCCGTCTCGGGGTTGTATCTAAATATTTTCAATTCAATTTGCATAGGATCTCCTCATTTAAAGGGTTGTCAGATAAGGGGCACAAATCAAGGATCAGTAGATTCTGGGTTTTGGTTCCCATTTATGGACATCCACATCCCTGTATTTAAAGGTCACCTTGTTATCCTTTATGGAACTGAGACTGTGTTTCAGCCAGTCTCCGTCGTTTCTATCTGGGAAATCATCCCTGGTATGAGCCCCCCGGCTCTCCTGACGATTGAGAGCGGAAGAGGCAGTATGGAGGGCCAAATCCAGAAGATTCCCTAGTTCAAGAACGGTCTGAACCTCGGCGTTGAAGTTTTCTGCCCGGGCATGTACCGAA carries:
- a CDS encoding 2-oxoglutarate dehydrogenase E1 component, which codes for MADKGISIDNLAYLESLLESGELSSEDLDQLGGSSSSIDNTLSDKQSRLNALIWAYRDAGHLHGHLNPLGHYMTREMKYIFLTMKGGVESLKPEQFGLDPEDLGKSFNPGRFFKEESMPLEQIIKRLDEVYRGTLGAEILHIQNVSMRNWLITNMERPEKSVPINPSLQKGIQEDLIRAEEFEKFINNRFVGQKRFSLEGGEVVIPALKYLFKKSFSLGIREAVIGMAHRGRLNVLVNAISKPAAEIFAMFQNNYQPYVYGGSGDVKYHVGQSCDFSDDEGRSLHISLVSNPSHLEAVNPVVEGKTRGIQRRRGDTNRKKVMPILIHGDAAFSGQGIVYETLNLSQLKGYRTGGTIHIIINNQIGFTTASRDSRSTFFATDVAKSLPIPIFHANGDDPESVIKAMDLAVRWRHKFGYDVVVDIICYRRLGHNEADEPSFTHPIMYHLIKKHPSVTTLYGEILKEKNIQSKIEQEGFRLSYITELAADFEEAKGYGDHQWNNAFRKGDWKGMTFEYSFDFPPTGVPPDRLRRIGEVLTTIPEGLTAHPKLKRFVENRRKALDDKTGIDWSFAESLAFGSLQTEGYHVRLSGEDCGRGTFSQRHAKWWDVSAENPQSYAPLNHLEKDPSGPMGVFSVYDSPLSEFSVLGFEYGYSLAMPRVLVLWEAQFGDFANGAQTIIDQFICSGEQKWFRSSGMVLLLPHGYEGQGPEHSNAYLERYLSLCAEDNMQVCNLTTPAQYFHILRKQMIQPFRKPLILMTPKSLLRHKLAVSDLKDLEEGQFQTVLEDDPKYRKAEVILLCSGKVYYDLLERRDQLDSERCAILRLEQIYPFPELRLKELIKSYPWFRQLRWVQEEPRNKGSWSFLQERLSRLGDRNWSYVGRPPSASSSAGAHVKNMEELESFLQEAFEEVNDK
- the sucD gene encoding succinate--CoA ligase subunit alpha, whose product is MSILLNEHTKVIVQGITGRDGSFHTMTMVGDGTKIVAGVTPGKGGQNLEGIPVYNSVADCLKEQQVDASVVFVPAPYAAAAVREALEAAIPLVVCITEGIPVKDMTDLYHRARQKGSVLIGPNCPGLISPGKSKIGIMPKRIHKAGGIGVISRSGTLTYEVVNELTLAGMGQSTCIGIGGDPIVGTGFVDLLERFEADPDTTAVVLIGEIGGEAEEEAAQFIKGKMTKPVVAFISGRSAPKGKRMGHAGAIISGGKGTAEAKIAAFEAAGVDVADKPDEIPGLIKKKLN
- a CDS encoding succinate dehydrogenase/fumarate reductase iron-sulfur subunit → MQIELKIFRYNPETDSESRFDTYKVEAQPTDRVLDSLMHVYRNEDGSLAFRKSCAHGVCGSDAMRINGRERLACKTLIKDVAEADGDSILIEPLRHLPVQKDLMVDQSEFLARFKKISPYLIPVDKAPESGEYIQSQLQRDAIDDATKCINCGACYSACPVLEINPDFLGPAALVHATRFIFDSRDTGLDERIAVLDQPNGIWACDNHFECTKVCPRGIKITKLINMTKREIKKRKGE
- the sucC gene encoding ADP-forming succinate--CoA ligase subunit beta, producing MNIHEYQAKELFASYGIPIKAFRLVTDSGQLAQAAADLGGETIVKAQVLTGGRGKAGGVKYAKTVEEAVKYGTDILKLTIKGFPVEKIILTEAADIKKEFYAGFITNRSTKAVTLMLSKAGGMDIEDLAVNSPDQILKIDFFAGTGADPDLYNSALKEIFETESHTAQARDILDKLYKLFLDKDCSLTEINPLSIVDDGTLVAIDAKMSFDDNALFAHPEIQALENAEETSQDEKDAREAGLSFVSLDGEIGCIVNGAGLAMATLDLIKMAGGEPANFLDVGGSSNPNKVLTALKIITGNPRVKAILINIFGGITRCDDIAKGLLMAREQINMDLPLVIRLVGTNQDEGRALLEAAGLQAYDGLSESVVKVVALAYPEGGRK
- the odhB gene encoding 2-oxoglutarate dehydrogenase complex dihydrolipoyllysine-residue succinyltransferase codes for the protein MIELIIPEMGESVTGGILAAWLKQDGDFVAAGEEVLELETDKATLAVPSPVAGVLKILVKEDSEVEIGQSVAEVDTDVKSAGPDVPEINTSIASEDHYSPSVRHTLQAYGLKSMDGPGSGKKGHVTKEDVLKYVKSKGIQPVQPTASEPPAPPVQVPPVLPAEGAVPVPFSEEFTRKKMTRIRQKIAANLVQSKQQSAHLTTFNEVDMSAVLEIRNLYKDDFLKSKGVKLGFMSFFVKAVCAALAEYPQINAVIEGEDFLLRNYLNIGIAVSTDKGLITPVLRRAGGLSFAQIESQIISFAQRAAERKLLPDELSGGTFTITNGGIFGSLLSTPIPSPGQSGILGMHSIVKKPVVLNDEIVIRPMMYLALTYDHRIVDGREAVSFLNVVKKDIEDPRRILIDL